AGTACCAGGCGCTGATGGAAAACAACATGTGGAGTTTATCAGCGCTGCCagaaagaagaagagcaaTTAAGTGCAAATGGGTGTTCAAGGCCAACTATGATGCTGCTGGAAACATCGACCGCTACAAGGCACGGTTAGTGATCAAAGGATTTTCTCAGCGAATGGGGGTGGACTACGACGAAACGTACTCGCTAGTGGTACGTCACAGTTCACTGAGATACATTTTTGCGCTGGCTGCTAGACACAATCTTATGGTAGATCAGATGGATGCCATCACCGCTTTTCTCCGGGAAGGTGATCTAGATCaggatatatatatatatatatatatatatatatatatatatatatatatatatatatatatatatatatatatatatatatatatatatatatatatatatatatatatatatatatatatatatatatatgtatatgtatatatatatatatatatatatatatatatatatatatatatatatatatatgtgggAATGGGTTCGACAACCCTGGTATAATTTGTCGATTGggaacgaaatgaaatttacTTCGAGTGTAAAAGTGTGAGGGGTAGCAGTAGCAATCGGGAAGTCGAAGCGAACAGTCAATAAACGAACTTCATTAACCTATACCCTTTCTACATGGGGGCTCGTCCGGGAAGGATTCAATAATTCGAGAAAAGACTGCGAAACCGCGATTGTGAAAAAGACGAAAACGATTGTGCGTAAAGACGACGCGCATCGTGGAATAAGTGTATGTGCGTATGACGACGTGCTTACACGGTAGAGGAAAACGCGCATGACggcgtgtttgtatgtgtgcataAGAACATAAGACGACGTTCTTTGTACCGGTAGTTGGGAGTGCGTATGACGACGCGCATTCTAAAGACGATAACGCGCAAGACgaagtgtttgtgtatgtgctcAAAACGTGCATGAcgatgtgtttgtatgtgtgctaAAGTGCGTAGGACGACGTGCTTGGTACTGCTTGGTGCGTGTGACGACGCGCATTCTAAAGACGATAGCGCGTAAGAGGAAGCGTTTGTGAATATGTTCAAAACGCGCATGACggcgtgtttgtatgtgtgctaAAGTGCGTAGGACGACGTGCTTGGTACCGGTTATGTATGACGACGTGCGTCTTAAGAAACGAGAACGCGTATGACGACGTGTTTGTCTGTATGCATGTGCAAAACGCGCATGATGGTGTTTGCGTGCGGGCATAAGAAAGGCGCTTAACTAAGACGCTTTGTGTCAATTATCTGATGACGTGTTTGTGCGATACGTGTATGAACGTCATTGTGTGAGATCAGAGGCGCTctcgtgtatgtgtttgtgcgtaTGAGAGGAGTGCATTTGACGGCGCGCTCGTAGTAGCACAAAAGAACGCAGGTGGCGTgattgtgaataaaaaaaagcgttCCGAAAAGACGGCGCGCGTGTTGAGCAAATAAGTTCGGTGTGCGTGAAGTAAAGGTGAAGTAAGCGAAATGGCGGAAGAAAGAGTGTTGATTCTCATACAAGACTATACGCGCACGGGACTTATTCGGTTATGTGAGTTGAAAGGTGGTCCAAGGTCCAAGGAAGAGATGGCGATGCAATTGGTGGAACATGAACAGCAAACATCAAGCAGAGGATCGGCTGACATGGAGCAATTTCATGATGTTGATGCAGAATCAATTCAAGATGCGGGACAGGCATCAGGTGTAAATGAAATGGATTCGTCGGTAAGAACGTTAATGCATCCTTATTCATTTAGAGATGTAGAGGAAAGTATTCCTACGTACGGTTCCGATAAGACGATCGATTTCTGTGTGTGGATGGATGAATTTGAAGCGGTTGCGCGAATGGCAAAATGGTCCGATGACCAAAAATTCATCATGTGTCGCAAGAAAATGACCGGCAGTGCGCGGAATTTCTTACTTACGATTTGCAACATAACGTCATTTTCGGCATTGAAAAAAGCACTTTTGGTCGAGTTTGGGAAAAGAGCGCGTCCCTCCGATGTTCATCGCCAGCTAGCAACATGTCGACGTGCAAAGGACGAGACGGCGCTTGATTTTATCTATAGAATGCAAAGCATTGCTAAACAGATAGATTTGGACGAGGAGAGCATATGTGAGTACATCATAGATGGAATCACGGATGACGAAACGCAGAGAGCTGCTTTATATGAAGTGCGTACGATCAGTgcattaaaagtaaaaattgaACTTCGAGAGCGTGCTATTCAGAAAGGAGCGACCCGAAAAACATTCAATGCTTCGCAGAATACCGTCGCCAAACAAAAGACGATGAGCACAAAAGTTCGTTGTTACAATTGTGGTGAAACCGGTCATCGTAGTTCTGAGTGTGTGCGTAAGAACAGCGGACCGAAATGTTTCAAGAGTGGTGAGTTTGGACATGTGTCGTCGAAATGCACAACAAAAGATGATCGAGCGACCAACCAACAAAACGTGTTACTGGTGAAAAAGCTTCCAAGTATTCCAGTAAGAATAGCGAGCGAAAAATACGATGCGGCTGTCGACACAGGTAGTGAAGTGACATTGTTACGATCAGACGTGCATAAGCTGATTCCAAAAAATCTGCAGAAGTGGAGCCCAACGACACAAAGGCTTTGCGGTCTGGGTGGCAAAGTAACAAACACTTCAGGAGAAGCTATTGTCTTTGCAACTGTCGGCGAAGCAGAATGTGAGGTAAGATTTGACATTGTTCCTGATGCGGCACTTGAGGTACCGATGTTATTAGGAATGAATTTCCTTAGAAGTGTTGATTTTGTGATTAACAATACGGGCGTAACGATACAGCGTAAAAAAGTGGATAAAAGCGAGACCAGTGGTACAGGCAATGGTGAAAACATGGAAGAGAATACATCGTggatttttcaaatttcatgTGAACGTGATGAGTTGGATGTTCCATGTGAGTGGCGACAAGAGGTAACGAATATAGTGAACAATTATGTACCCGTTGAAAAAGTGAATTCCAATTGTGAGCTAAATATTGTGGTGCAGGACAATAGTGTTGTTCGGATGAATCCGCGTAGGTTGGCTCCGTTGGAAAGAAAGGTTGTTCGGGAGCAGATCGAACAATGGTTGCGTGACGATATTATTCGGCCTTCAGAAAGTGCATACGCGAGTGCAGTGGTAGTGGTTCCGAAAAAAGACGGTTCTCATCGGGTGTGCATCGACTATCGTGAGATAAACAAGAGAATCGTTCGTGATCCCTATCCTATGCCGAATATAGAGGATCAAATTGATCAGCTTGCTGATGCTAGAGTGTACACCACTTTAGATTTGAAGAACTCATACTTCCACGTACCGGTAAAGGAAGAATGTAGAAAGTACACAGCCTTTGTAACACCAGAAGGGCAGTACGAGTTTATGCGTGCACCGTTTGGGCTTTGTACGAGTGGTAGTGCGTTCGGGAGATTTATCAGTTCAGTGTTCCGTAACTTGATAAATGAAGGAGTAATGTTGGTGTTCGTCGATGATGTCATCATCCCATCGCGAGACGAGGAGCAGGGGCTAGCAGCGATCAGGCGTGTGCTGGATGTAGCGCAAAGCGCGGGCCTGAAATTCAATTGGAAGAAATGCGTATTCCTGCAACGACGTGTCGAGTATCTGGGATACCAAATCTACGAAGGGCGAATCGAACCATCGTCGCAGAAAGTGGAAAAGGTAAGAAGTTTTCCCGTACCGACGAATGTGAAACAGCTTCAGCGTTTTTACGGTTTAGCCAATTACTTCCGGAAATTTATTCCTGATTTTGCGAATATGATGAGGCCATTATCGATGTTGTTAAAAAAGGAAGTTGAATTTATTTTCGAACGTAGTGCAATGGAATCATTTGAGAGAGTGAAGCGAATACTAACGGAATATCCagttttgcacatttttaaATTAGGTCGTAAAACAGAAGTGCATACGGATGCAAGCAAAGACGCCTTGGCAGGGATTTTGATGCAGTATGATGAAGAAGGGAAGTGTCATCCATGTTATTTTTATAGCCGGTTGACAAACGCAGCGGAAAAGAATTATCATTCTTTTGAATTAGAAGGATTAGCAGTGGTTGAATCTCTCAAAAAGTTTAGATGCTACTTGTTAGGTCAAAAGTTTAGTGTCATTACGGATTGCGTGGCATTCAAGCAAGCACTAAACAAGAATGTAGTCAATGCAAGAGTTAGTAGATGGCTTGTCGTATTAGCCGAGTTTGATTTTGATATTGAACATCGACCCGCTGAGAGAATGCAACATGTAGATGCATTATCACGAGTAAGTGTGTTAAAGATATCGGTATTGATTTGTAAGAAGATGATTAAGGCTCAAAAAGAAGACGAAAAATGTTGTGAAATAGTACACACTATAGAGCATGGAGGAAACTGTGGTAATTTCGTATTTGCTAATGGATTACTTTATAAAGAAACAGGCGGACACAAAAGAATTTACGTACCACGTTCCATGGAAGTAGAAATACTTAGGCGAGCGCATGTACAAGGACATTTTGGAGTGAAGAAAACTATGGAGAGGTTAAAGGAAGAATATTACATTCCGAATGTTGAAGAAAAGATTAATGACTGTATTAACAATTGTGTTGAGTGCATTTTGAGTGAGAAGAAGCGAGGAAAGGCGGAAGGTCATTTGCAGCCAATTCCTAAGGGCGATGTACCGTTAGATACTTTTCATATGGATCATTTGGGACCCATGCCTTCGACTCGAAAAtcttataattatattttgacTATTATTGATGCATTCACCAAGTTTGTCTGGATGTTTCCGACAAAGACGACATCAGCGCAGgaagttttgaagaaattggAAGTAGTGGCTACTATGTTCGGAGATCCTAGGCGCATAATTTCTGACCGTGGAGCAGCGTTCACGTCAGGagcttttcaaaaatattgtgaAGATCGTGGAATAGAGACACATACGATAGCGACAGGGATTCCTAGAGGTAATGGTCAAGTCGAACGAATTCATCGTGTGATCATACCGGTACTGACGAAACTTTCTATTAAGAATCCAGAAGAATGGCACAAATATGTCACTAACGTTCAGAAAGTATTGAATAATAGTTGGCAAAGAGCGATACAAACAACACCGTTTGAATTACTATAAGGAGTGAAAATGAGGACTAAAGAAAGTGTAGGATTAACTACTCTATTGGCAGAGGAGCTGCGAAATAATTTTCAAGAGACTCGTAATGAATGGCGAAAATGTGCAAGGGATGGAATTCAGAAGATACAGGAAGAAAACAGGAAGTATTACAATCTTCGCAGAAGACCAGCACGAATCTATCAAGTGGGTGATATTGTAGCTCTGCCGGTAACACAATTTGTCACAGGAAAGAAGGTTAAGCAAAGGTTTTATGGTCCTTATGAAATAACTAAGAAAATGCCATATGGGCGATATGAGATGAGAAAATTAGATGATAGTGATGAAGGTCCTAGAGTGACCACTAGTGCTGCGGATGCGTTGAAGCCATGGGAACATTCGGGACGAATGTAGGTCAGGAAAGGCCGTGTGGGAATGGGTTCGACAACCCTGGTATAATTTGTCGATTGggaacgaaatgaaatttacTTCGAGTGTAAAAGTGTGAGGGGTAGCAGTAGCAATCGGGAAATCGAAGCGAACAGTCAATAAACGAACTTCATGAACCTATACCCTTtctacatatatatatatatatatatatatatatatatatatatatatatatatatatatatatatatatatatatatatatatatatatataggtaAGGATACAATCACAGCTATTGTTTGGTAGCGTTTCATTGTAGATTCATACGCAAAGTAAAACACTGCACTTCAGTAGCAAACAATTGTAGGCCATCATTCTGGAAACATTAAGGGAACTGGGGGTAGTTTCGACACATTAAGGTTTTCTCCTGATTGCAATACTTTAGCCAATGTAAACTTACTAGTAGACATTGAAAAAGCTTTTTGATTCATTATATACCATCTTACGAGAAACTACGGTTCCTGGATTGATTTTATTGGCAGTAGTGCAAACAACCAGCGTATTGTATGGTTAGGAACAGAATGAATTTATTTCAGATAGAAACTTATAATCACAGTGAAGCATAGGCTACTATGATTAAAGTTATTCGTTATACAAAATATCGGCATACTATAAACTCATAACACTCCTCCTTAAGCCGATTATTTTGTTATACCCATTAATGTCCGGTTACGTTCTAATTTAATGCGTTGTAGTGGTTTCGTTAATCTGCAACCTGATCATCGGTATTCAAATAATCGAGctgcacaatttttcgatccAACGCATCTCATATAAAATGATGGCTAATATCAATATGTTTGGTTGTTGGTGTGTATCCACCATTTTTAGCAATACATATTGTGCTTTGATTATCACAAAACAACTTGATTGGGTCATGCTTACCAAACTGCGTTACAGGggtttcgaggattatatagacatgttcagcgagttgtagattcgttcaggcatataatagactctttcagcgagatatagaattgttcggaagtaggcgttgacatgttcagcgattctgtagagctgtcagttgttttgtttacacactgtgccgcagggttcaatttttcattcttaaaagtCCTAAAAGAAGCTAATAATCATTCCCCAAGCTGTTCAATACAGGAATtagttaaaacaaacatatttttacaaaatcgtttgtttaccttctgatgagaatgatccaaactgcagtccaaggggtacgaaagtgacagctctacagtataaccgaacatgtctaCACCTAcatccgaacaattctatatctcgctgaaagagtctattatatgcctgaacaaatctatatctcgctgaaagagtctattatatgcctgaacaaatctacatctcgctgaacatgtctatataatcctcgaaaaccctgtattagctacttttaggacttttaagaaagaaaaattgaaccctgcggcacagtgtgtaaacaaaaaatatgacagctctacagaatcgctgaacatgtcaacgcctacttccgaacaattctatatctcgctgaaagagtctattatatgcctgaacgaatctacaactcgctgaacatgtctatataatcctcgaaaaccctgtaagattCCCTGCCACCAGGACACTTCTTGTACAGCTGCAGATAATGCCATATACTCTGCCTCACATGTGGATAACGCCACAGTTGCTTGTCGTTTGCAACTCATAGAAACCGCGCCTCCTTGGATTTTGAATATAAATCCACTTATTGATTTACGATCATCTGTGTCAGCGGCCCAATCAGCATCTGAATAGCCGACGATCTTATTATCACCAGATGAGAAATACTTCAACTTCATAGAAGATGTCCCTCTGAGATACCGCATCAAATGTTTGACGGCCTGCCAGTGACTTGATCCGGGGTTGGTGTTGTACCGACTCAGCTGGTTGACAGCAAACAGGATGTCAGGTCTGGTAAATTGAGCAAGATACATTAGGCATCCTACGGCTTCTTGATACGGTATATTTGCCATTTGTTCCAGCTCTTCTTCCGTTTGAGGCGACATTTTCGACGTAAGTTTGATGGAAGTGTTCATCGGAGTGGACGTGGCTTTCGAATCTTGCATGTTGAACCTGGCTAAGACTGTTTCAATATAGCCTTCCTGATCCAGCGCTATTCCATCTTCCGAATACGTAATGCGGATCCCTAGGCAACTTTTTGCTGGTCCGAGATCTTTCATTTTGAACGTATTGCTCAACTACACCTTCAATTGATTTTTCATGTCCacgttatttaaaaaaaactataatccATCCACATAGATtgcaacaaataaaatgttgCCATTGTCAATCTTGAAGTAGACACACGTGTCGTATTTCGATTGCTTCAAGCCTAGCTTCTTGAGCGCTGTGTCTAATTTGACATTCCACATCCGGCTTGATTGTTTTAGCCCGTATAGAGGTTTTTTTAGGCGACACACCATTGTTCGCTTATTATGCTAAGCATGGGGGTTGctccatatatatatatatatatatatatatatatatatatatatatatatatatatatatatatatatatatccatatcttcttcttcttctttggctcaacaatcgatgtcggtcaaggcctgcctgtacccacttgtgggcttggctttcagtgactaattgatccccccccatagtaggatagtcagcaGCTCCAAGCTGCttaatacataaattagttgaaaaaagcatattttttcgaaaatcgtttgtttatcttctgatgagaatgatccaacttgcagtccaaggggtacgaaagtgacagctctacagtataaccgaacatgtctacacctacttccgaacaattctatatctccctgaaagagtctattatatgcctgaacgaatctacaactcgctgaacatgtctatataatcctcgaaaccCCTGTAACGCAGTTTGGTAAGCATGACCCAATCAAGTTGTTTTGTGATAATCAAAGCACAATATGTATTGCTAAAAATGGTGGATACACACCAACAACCAAACATATTGATATTAGACATCATTTTATATGAGATGCGTTggatcgaaaaattgtgcagCTCGATTATTTGAATACCGATGATCAGGTTGCAGATTAACGAAACCACTACAACGCATTAAATTAGAACGTAACCGGACATTAATGGGTATAACAAAATAATCGGCTTAAGGAGGAGTGTTATGAGTTTATAGTATGCCGATATTTTGTATAACCAATAACTTTAATCATAGTAGCCTATGCTTCACTGTGATTATAAGTTTCTATCTGAAATAAATTCATTCTGTTCCTAACCATACAATACGCTGGTTGTTTGCACTACTGCCAATAAAATCAATCCAGGAACCGTAGTTTCTCGTAAGATGGTATATAATGAATCAAAAAGCCTTTTCAATGTCTACTAGTAAGTTTACATTGGCTAAAGTATTGCAATCAGGAGAAAACCTTAATGTGTCGAAACTACCCCCAGTTCCCTTAATGTTTCCAGAATGATGGCCTACAATTGTTTGCTACTGAAGTGCAGTGTTTTACTTTGCGTATGAATCTACAATGAAACGCTACCAAACAATAGCTGTGATTGTATCCTTACCGCATTGCATACATACTATACTATTGTTTGTCTACCCACAGGATCTTATTGTCAACAAGGTCGTAGTTCCGACTAGGCATGGGCAAGACGATTCTTTTCACCGAACGCGAACGAACTAGTTCGCTCACCAAAAAGAACCGAACGCGAACGACGATTCTTTCGTTCTTTGTTTCATGAggtttttattcacaaagagCGCTCATTATCTTTTTCATTTACCCACCATAGGCGCATACTGTAGCCAAAGAAGTACTCATTCTGCGGTTGAAACcaatcatttaaaaacattaaacactcGGCTGTCTGGTCAACACAATCCATCGCAAAACCGACCAAAAACTAGCATGTAAAAAACTAATACGAGCAAAAATCTCTCCTGCATATATTTTACCCCATGCCTTATACACACTTAAGgattctattaaaaaaaactacttaaatatGGATCAACATGATGAGCGCAATCAATTCAGTTCAGTTCATTCGCGAACAATGACTAATCCGTTTGAACGGGCTCGATCTATTGAATTGTATAGGTATAATTTCCataccaacagaacacagatcgaacacaaATGAGccagttcgaacgcgttcgatgaattaagttgtgtaggtacgatttatacccaacagaacacagatcgaactccaattcgaacgcgttcgatgaattcagttgtgtaggtacgatttacataccaacagaacacagatcgaacactaACAGATcagatcgaacgcgttcgatgaattcagttgtgtaggtacgatttacacaccaacagaacacagatcgaacaccagttcgaacgcgttcgatgaattcagtcGTATAGATACGATTTCCACACCAACAGCACACGTATCGAACACTGCTGGACAAATTCGACGGCGTTCGAGGAATTGAGTTGTATGGGTACGATTTCAACACCAACAGGGTACATTTTGATCTCTGACGACCCGTTCGCACAgtgcgagaaagagcgagaaagcaataTGATTTTGCACGTTTTATTACCATATTTATGTGTGCCGTCGAACACTGAACGGAacgttcgaacgcgttcggtGTAGTCAGTTTCTTCCAAAAGTTCTGGTCGTTCTTTTTGTTAAGAACCTCGTTCGTTCGTGCACTTTACCGAACTGTTCGAACGGTGCAATTCTCGTTCATTTTACACATGCCTAGTTCCGACACACCATGCATTTGCTGCTCGAAATTTCATACACTTTTACTGCCGTAGTAGTgccagcagcaaaaaatataGTCGGAGCATTGTGTAAAGTACATTTAGCACGATAGCAAAGGATGGAAAAAAAGCTTTCCGTTTTCATACGGAATCGATTCAGGAGTGCTTTTATGACAGTCAGCTCAATTCATTTGCAGTTggatttttttcccccaaaagTAGGCCCTCATTCAGAACCATTTAACATGCATTACCTTTCTTTTGGCGGTATAATACACACAATTAAAATAGCACcaccatgttttttttgttgttgcaataTTTGTGGAAATACTATATGAATAAAGTTGCTTTTAATTCATATTGttccatggtacagtcgtcaaatcgcacgatttaacaacatgcccgtcatgggttcaagccccgaatggaccgtgcccccatacgtagcaTGCTGACCTGATGACCCCCTCGTAACTATACAATATGTTTGTCTAAAATCCGGCATAAAGCAATCCATTATCATAAGTGTTATAACAGTTTCTAGATCTATTTGTGGGTTGAAACTGTTGAATCTAAATAATTTCAAGAATTTTGGCTCAttttttgacatttcacgCCTTTTGATCCACTCCAATAGCATTCTTTTTAATGACAAAGCTTTCCTAATAATAAGTGCATCGCTATAAACGTACTGTAAGAGCTATGGCACAACTTAAATACGAGCGTTTACGTTTATCGTGTCAGTGGGGCTGTCGCACATGGTAATCATTAAGTTTGAGCTGAATTTCATccagaaataaaacaatttcacaGTCTTTTTTTGGAGGAAACAAAtaattgcaatttttttaaaataatttagcaTACTTTTAATAATCGTTCACTTTGTTATGTATGTCGTAATTTATCTATTAATTTGTTGCAAAATTTGATAACCCGCTATTTCGAACACCAGAAATGGTAATAATGCACGATTTTGATAAGCTATTGTAAACTGGTACAAAGGTGCAtgttaaaactaattaaacactaacatgtaaacaaaataattt
This sequence is a window from Anopheles merus strain MAF chromosome 3R, AmerM5.1, whole genome shotgun sequence. Protein-coding genes within it:
- the LOC121597712 gene encoding uncharacterized protein LOC121597712 → MAEERVLILIQDYTRTGLIRLCELKGGPRSKEEMAMQLVEHEQQTSSRGSADMEQFHDVDAESIQDAGQASGVNEMDSSVRTLMHPYSFRDVEESIPTYGSDKTIDFCVWMDEFEAVARMAKWSDDQKFIMCRKKMTGSARNFLLTICNITSFSALKKALLVEFGKRARPSDVHRQLATCRRAKDETALDFIYRMQSIAKQIDLDEESICEYIIDGITDDETQRAALYEVRTISALKVKIELRERAIQKGATRKTFNASQNTVAKQKTMSTKVRCYNCGETGHRSSECVRKNSGPKCFKSGEFGHVSSKCTTKDDRATNQQNVLLVKKLPSIPVRIASEKYDAAVDTGSEVTLLRSDVHKLIPKNLQKWSPTTQRLCGLGGKVTNTSGEAIVFATVGEAECEVRFDIVPDAALEVPMLLGMNFLRSVDFVINNTGVTIQRKKVDKSETSGTGNGENMEENTSWIFQISCERDELDVPCEWRQEVTNIVNNYVPVEKVNSNCELNIVVQDNSVVRMNPRRLAPLERKVVREQIEQWLRDDIIRPSESAYASAVVVVPKKDGSHRVCIDYREINKRIVRDPYPMPNIEDQIDQLADARVYTTLDLKNSYFHVPVKEECRKYTAFVTPEGQYEFMRAPFGLCTSGSAFGRFISSVFRNLINEGVMLVFVDDVIIPSRDEEQGLAAIRRVLDVAQSAGLKFNWKKCVFLQRRVEYLGYQIYEGRIEPSSQKVEKDLIVNKVVVPTRHGQDDSFHRTRTN